The Mycolicibacterium flavescens genome has a segment encoding these proteins:
- the embC_2 gene encoding cell wall arabinan synthesis protein: MPAHRIARLIAVVAGIAGVLLCGLVPLLPVKQTTATILWPQGTGPDGFVSDITAPLVSGAPQALDISIPCRAVASLPADGGLVLSTVPPGGIDASRNGLFVRATSDLVVVAFRDSVAAVAPRPAVEDGACSTLHIWANPGEAGADFIGLPGAVGTLAAEEKPQVAGVFTDLEVAPQEGLGARVDVDTRFITSPTALKLAVMVLGVLCVIASIVAMAVLDRRSRSGGDIGLRSGRRVLRAWRRFWRVGFWHWAADLAVAGTLLLWHVIGALSSDDGYNLTIARVSADAGYTANYYRFFGATEAPFDWYQSVLAAFASVSTASVWMRVPATLAAIGAWLIVSRCILPRLGRRLAANRVTVWTAGAVFLAAWLPFNNGLRPEPLIAFGTVAVWVLVENAVATRRTWPAALAIVVAVFSVTLAPQGLIAIAPLLVGARAIVRTIRVRRRVDGVLAPLAALLSALALIFVVVFRDQTLATVAESARIKYVVGPTIAWYQEFLRYYFLTVEDSIDSSLTRRFAVLVLLLCLFGMLAVLLRRGGVAGMARGPVWRLIGSTAIGLLLLTFTPTKWAVQFGAFAGLAGALGAVTAFAFSRVGLHSRRNLALYVTALLFVLAWATSGINGWFYVGNYGVPWFDKQPVIAGIPVTGIFLALAIITGLLAGWLHFRMDYAGHTEVANTKRNRVLASTPLLVVATIMVVLEVGSMTKGAVQRYPVYTTAKANFSALKSGLSDTSCAMADDVLVEPDTNAGMLQPVPGQRFGEYGPLGGEDPVGFNPNGVSDTLEPPEPITANPGTVNSDGSPNEPNIGIGFAAGTGGGYGPVGVNGSNVFLPFGLDPDRTPVMGSYDENTVAAKVTSAWYQLPPRTPDRPLVTVAAAGAIWFYEEDGSFNYGQSLKLQWGIHRPDGSYQPLAEVQPIDVGPGPQKAWRNLRFPFASAPPEANVARIVADDPNLSTDQWFAFTPPRVPVLVTAQQFLGSQTPVLMDIATAANFPCQRPFSEHLGIAELPEYRILPNLKQVVVSSNQWQSAEDGGPFLFIQALLRTSTVPTYLRDDWYRDWGSIERYLRVVPESEAPDAIVEQGAVRVFGWSRNGPIRALP, from the coding sequence GTGCCTGCCCATCGGATCGCGCGACTGATCGCCGTCGTCGCAGGCATCGCCGGCGTGCTGTTGTGCGGGCTGGTGCCGCTGCTGCCGGTCAAACAGACCACCGCGACCATCCTGTGGCCGCAGGGCACCGGACCCGACGGGTTCGTCAGCGACATCACCGCCCCGCTGGTCTCCGGCGCTCCGCAGGCCCTCGACATCTCGATCCCCTGCCGGGCCGTCGCCTCGCTGCCCGCCGACGGCGGCCTGGTGCTGTCCACCGTCCCGCCGGGCGGCATCGACGCCAGCCGTAACGGGCTCTTCGTGCGCGCCACCTCCGACCTCGTTGTCGTGGCGTTCCGCGACTCCGTCGCCGCGGTCGCGCCGCGGCCCGCCGTGGAGGACGGCGCCTGCAGCACACTGCACATCTGGGCCAACCCCGGCGAGGCCGGCGCCGACTTCATCGGGCTGCCCGGGGCCGTGGGAACGCTGGCCGCCGAGGAGAAGCCGCAGGTCGCCGGCGTCTTCACGGATCTGGAGGTCGCACCACAGGAGGGGCTCGGGGCGCGCGTCGACGTCGACACCCGATTCATTACCTCCCCCACCGCGCTCAAGCTCGCCGTGATGGTGCTGGGGGTCTTGTGCGTGATCGCGTCGATCGTCGCGATGGCGGTGCTGGACCGGCGGAGCCGCTCCGGCGGCGACATCGGGCTCCGCAGCGGTCGCCGCGTGCTGCGCGCCTGGCGGCGGTTCTGGCGGGTGGGCTTCTGGCACTGGGCGGCCGACCTGGCCGTCGCGGGCACCCTGCTGCTGTGGCACGTCATCGGCGCCCTGTCGTCGGACGACGGCTACAACCTCACCATCGCCCGCGTCTCGGCCGACGCCGGGTACACCGCGAACTACTACCGCTTCTTCGGCGCCACGGAGGCCCCGTTCGACTGGTATCAATCGGTGCTCGCGGCGTTCGCCTCGGTCAGCACCGCCAGCGTGTGGATGCGGGTGCCCGCGACGCTGGCGGCCATCGGCGCCTGGTTGATCGTCAGCCGCTGCATCCTGCCGCGCCTCGGCCGTCGGCTTGCGGCCAACCGGGTGACGGTGTGGACGGCAGGGGCGGTGTTCCTGGCGGCGTGGCTGCCGTTCAACAACGGCCTGCGACCTGAACCGCTGATCGCGTTCGGCACCGTCGCCGTGTGGGTGCTGGTGGAGAACGCCGTGGCCACCCGGCGGACGTGGCCTGCCGCGCTGGCGATCGTCGTCGCGGTGTTCAGCGTGACGTTGGCTCCGCAGGGACTGATCGCGATCGCGCCCCTGCTTGTTGGGGCCCGCGCGATCGTCCGCACCATCCGCGTGCGTCGTCGGGTGGACGGTGTGCTGGCGCCGTTGGCCGCGCTGCTGTCCGCGCTCGCGCTGATCTTCGTGGTGGTGTTCCGCGACCAGACGCTGGCCACGGTGGCGGAGTCGGCCCGCATCAAGTACGTCGTCGGCCCGACGATCGCGTGGTACCAGGAGTTCCTGCGCTACTACTTCCTCACGGTCGAGGACAGCATCGACTCGTCGCTGACCCGGCGCTTCGCGGTGCTGGTGCTGTTGCTCTGCCTGTTCGGGATGCTCGCGGTGCTGCTGCGGCGCGGCGGTGTCGCCGGCATGGCGCGCGGACCGGTGTGGCGGCTGATCGGGTCGACGGCGATCGGCCTTCTGCTGCTGACGTTCACGCCGACCAAGTGGGCGGTGCAGTTCGGCGCGTTCGCCGGTCTGGCGGGTGCGCTCGGTGCGGTGACGGCGTTCGCGTTCAGCCGCGTCGGGCTGCACAGCCGCCGCAACCTCGCGCTCTATGTCACCGCGCTGTTGTTTGTATTGGCTTGGGCGACATCGGGTATCAACGGCTGGTTCTATGTCGGCAACTACGGTGTGCCGTGGTTCGACAAGCAGCCGGTGATCGCCGGTATCCCGGTCACCGGCATCTTCCTCGCGCTGGCGATCATCACCGGCCTGCTCGCGGGGTGGCTGCACTTCCGCATGGACTACGCGGGGCATACGGAGGTCGCCAACACCAAGCGCAACCGTGTGCTCGCCTCCACGCCGCTGCTGGTGGTGGCGACGATCATGGTGGTGCTCGAGGTCGGCTCCATGACCAAGGGCGCCGTGCAGCGCTACCCCGTCTACACCACCGCCAAGGCGAACTTCTCGGCGCTGAAGTCCGGGCTCTCGGACACCAGCTGCGCGATGGCCGACGATGTGCTCGTCGAGCCCGACACGAACGCCGGTATGCTGCAACCGGTTCCGGGCCAACGCTTCGGCGAGTACGGACCGCTCGGCGGGGAGGACCCCGTGGGCTTCAACCCCAACGGCGTCAGCGACACCCTCGAACCGCCCGAGCCGATCACCGCCAACCCGGGCACCGTCAACTCCGACGGCTCACCGAACGAACCCAACATCGGGATCGGCTTCGCCGCAGGCACCGGCGGAGGCTACGGACCCGTCGGCGTGAACGGTTCGAATGTGTTCCTGCCGTTCGGACTCGACCCCGACCGCACGCCGGTGATGGGCAGCTACGACGAGAACACTGTCGCGGCCAAGGTGACCTCGGCGTGGTACCAGCTGCCGCCACGCACCCCGGACCGGCCGTTGGTCACCGTCGCGGCCGCGGGGGCGATCTGGTTCTACGAAGAGGACGGCTCGTTCAACTACGGACAGTCGCTGAAGCTGCAGTGGGGTATACACCGCCCCGACGGCAGCTATCAGCCGCTGGCCGAGGTGCAGCCGATCGACGTCGGCCCCGGTCCTCAAAAGGCCTGGCGCAACCTGCGTTTCCCGTTCGCATCGGCGCCGCCCGAGGCGAATGTCGCGCGCATCGTCGCCGACGACCCGAACCTGTCCACCGACCAGTGGTTCGCGTTCACCCCGCCACGGGTGCCGGTGCTCGTCACCGCGCAGCAGTTCCTCGGCTCGCAGACGCCCGTGCTGATGGACATCGCGACGGCCGCGAACTTCCCTTGCCAGCGCCCGTTCTCCGAACATCTCGGCATCGCCGAGTTGCCGGAATACCGCATCCTCCCGAACCTCAAGCAGGTGGTCGTGTCCTCGAACCAGTGGCAGTCCGCCGAGGACGGCGGTCCATTCCTGTTCATCCAGGCACTGTTGCGCACCTCGACCGTGCCCACCTATCTGCGCGACGACTGGTACCGGGACTGGGGTTCGATCGAGCGGTACCTGCGGGTGGTGCCCGAATCCGAGGCGCCGGACGCGATCGTCGAGCAGGGGGCGGTGCGCGTGTTCGGTTGGAGCCGTAACGGACCCATCAGGGCGCTGCCATGA
- the embC_3 gene encoding cell wall arabinan synthesis protein: MVGEAGVGSNHRTVRLIAIVAGLLGALLAIATPLMPVTQTTAELNWPQNGVLRSVDAPLIGYVATDLEISVPCRAAAGLAGPDAQGRTVLLSTVPKQAPKAIDRGLLIERVNDDLLVIVRNTPVVSAPLDQVLSPQCQRLTFTAHADKVAGEFVGLVQGPGRIPNDDPGEPLRGERGGYDFRPQIVGVFTDLSGPAPPGLEFSATLDTRYSTSPTLLKTLAMIIGVAMTVIALVALHLLDIADGRGVRRFLPPRWWTLRPLDGVVTAVLVWWHFVGANTADDGYILTMARVSEHAGYMANYYRWFGTPEAPFGWYYDLLALWAQVSTHSVWMRLPTLVMALACWWVISREVIPRLGHAVKKTPAAAWTAAGLFLAFWLPLNNGLRPEPIIALGILLTWCSVERGVATSRLLPVAIAIIIGAFTLFSGPTGIAAVGALLVAVGPLKTIVAAHVSRFGYLALLAPILAAATVTIILIFRDQTLASEMQASTFKSAVGPSLSWFDEHIRYERLFTLSPDGSVARRFAVLTLLLALAVAVAMSLRKFRIPGTALGPSRRIIGITVISFFAMMFTPTKWTHHFGVFAGLAGSLGALAAVAVAATAMRSRRNRSVFGAAVLFAMALSFATVNGWWYVSNFGVPWSNAMPEWKFGFSTILLGLAVLTLIAAAWFHFSGRDSSPPGPQRRWQRMLQAPLAIATWLLVMFEVLSLTLAMIDQYPAWSVGRSNLEALAGKTCGMAEDVLVEEDPNVGMLRPIGTPVGEALSAGTAQGFNPNGIPSDVSADETMSGQGTSSNFADTDNEDDQAGNGGTEGGTTAAAGVNGSRARLPYKLDPATTPVMGSWRSGTQQPAQLRSAWYRLPDRDSADPLLVISAAGRFDAGEVTVQWATDEQAAADEPGGGIGFADVGASPAWRNLRAPLSAIPPEATQIRLVASDEDLDPQHWIAVTPPRIPELRTLQDVVGSSDPVLLDWLVGLAFPCQRPFGHQNGVVEVPKWRILPDRFGAEANSPVMDYLGGGPLGITELLVRATTVPTYLDDDWFRDWGSLQQLTPWYPNAAEARLDLGTATRSGLWSPAPLRLS; this comes from the coding sequence GTGGTCGGTGAAGCCGGTGTCGGGTCGAACCATCGGACGGTGCGGCTCATCGCCATCGTCGCAGGATTGCTCGGCGCACTGCTGGCCATCGCGACGCCGTTGATGCCGGTCACGCAGACCACCGCCGAACTGAACTGGCCGCAGAACGGCGTGCTGCGCAGCGTGGACGCCCCGCTCATCGGCTACGTCGCGACCGACCTCGAGATCTCTGTGCCGTGTCGCGCGGCGGCCGGGCTGGCCGGTCCCGATGCCCAGGGCCGCACCGTGCTGTTGTCGACCGTGCCCAAACAGGCACCCAAGGCCATCGACCGCGGCCTTCTCATCGAGCGGGTCAACGACGACCTGCTGGTGATCGTGCGAAACACCCCGGTGGTCAGCGCGCCGCTGGATCAGGTGCTCAGCCCGCAGTGCCAACGGCTGACCTTCACCGCGCACGCCGACAAGGTGGCCGGCGAGTTCGTCGGTCTCGTCCAAGGTCCGGGACGGATCCCGAACGACGACCCCGGTGAACCGCTGCGCGGTGAACGCGGCGGCTACGACTTCCGCCCGCAGATCGTCGGCGTCTTCACCGACCTCAGCGGTCCGGCGCCCCCGGGTCTGGAGTTCTCCGCGACGCTCGACACCCGCTACAGCACGTCGCCGACGCTGCTCAAGACCCTGGCGATGATCATCGGGGTGGCGATGACCGTCATCGCCCTGGTCGCGCTTCATCTTCTCGACATCGCCGACGGCCGCGGCGTCAGACGGTTCCTGCCGCCGCGGTGGTGGACGCTGCGACCGCTCGACGGCGTCGTCACCGCGGTGCTGGTGTGGTGGCACTTCGTCGGCGCCAACACCGCCGACGACGGCTACATCCTGACGATGGCGCGGGTCTCCGAGCACGCCGGCTACATGGCGAACTACTACCGGTGGTTCGGCACGCCGGAGGCGCCGTTCGGCTGGTACTACGACCTGCTGGCGTTGTGGGCCCAGGTCAGCACGCACAGCGTGTGGATGCGCCTGCCGACGCTGGTGATGGCGCTGGCGTGCTGGTGGGTCATCAGCCGTGAGGTGATCCCGCGGCTGGGCCACGCCGTGAAGAAGACACCTGCGGCGGCGTGGACGGCGGCGGGTCTGTTCCTGGCGTTCTGGCTGCCGTTGAACAACGGGCTGCGCCCCGAACCGATCATCGCGCTCGGCATCCTTCTCACCTGGTGCTCGGTCGAGCGGGGTGTGGCCACCAGCAGGCTGCTGCCCGTGGCGATCGCGATCATCATCGGCGCGTTCACGCTGTTCTCCGGGCCGACGGGCATCGCCGCCGTGGGCGCGCTGCTGGTCGCCGTCGGACCACTGAAAACCATTGTCGCCGCGCATGTCTCACGCTTCGGCTATCTGGCGTTGCTGGCGCCGATCCTGGCCGCGGCCACCGTCACGATCATCTTGATCTTCCGGGACCAGACGCTGGCCTCCGAGATGCAGGCCAGCACCTTCAAGTCGGCGGTCGGGCCGAGCCTGAGCTGGTTCGACGAGCACATCCGCTACGAGCGGTTGTTCACGCTGAGTCCCGACGGTTCGGTGGCGCGCCGCTTTGCGGTGCTCACACTGTTGCTGGCGCTGGCCGTTGCGGTCGCGATGTCGTTGCGCAAGTTCAGGATTCCCGGCACGGCGTTGGGACCCAGCCGCCGCATTATCGGCATCACGGTCATCTCATTTTTCGCCATGATGTTCACGCCGACCAAGTGGACCCATCACTTCGGGGTGTTCGCCGGGCTGGCCGGCTCGTTGGGCGCACTGGCCGCCGTCGCCGTCGCCGCCACGGCGATGCGCTCGCGCCGCAACCGCTCGGTGTTCGGCGCCGCGGTCCTGTTCGCGATGGCGCTGTCGTTCGCCACCGTCAACGGCTGGTGGTACGTGTCGAACTTCGGTGTGCCGTGGTCGAACGCCATGCCGGAGTGGAAGTTCGGCTTCTCGACGATCCTGCTCGGGCTGGCCGTGCTGACCCTGATCGCCGCGGCGTGGTTCCACTTCTCCGGGCGCGACTCGTCGCCACCCGGGCCGCAGCGGCGCTGGCAACGAATGCTGCAGGCGCCGTTGGCCATCGCCACATGGCTGCTGGTGATGTTCGAGGTGCTCTCGCTGACGCTGGCCATGATCGACCAGTACCCGGCGTGGAGCGTCGGCCGGTCCAACCTCGAAGCCCTGGCCGGCAAGACGTGCGGGATGGCCGAGGATGTGCTCGTCGAGGAGGACCCCAACGTCGGCATGCTGAGGCCGATCGGCACGCCCGTCGGTGAGGCGCTCAGCGCAGGCACCGCACAGGGGTTCAACCCCAACGGGATTCCCAGTGACGTCTCCGCCGACGAGACGATGAGCGGTCAGGGCACCTCGAGCAACTTCGCCGATACCGACAACGAAGACGACCAGGCTGGAAACGGTGGGACCGAGGGCGGCACGACGGCCGCCGCCGGTGTCAACGGTTCACGGGCCCGGCTGCCCTACAAACTCGATCCGGCCACGACCCCGGTGATGGGCAGCTGGCGCTCCGGTACGCAGCAGCCCGCGCAGTTGCGCTCGGCGTGGTACCGGCTGCCGGACCGCGACTCCGCCGACCCGCTGCTGGTCATCTCGGCGGCCGGCCGGTTCGACGCGGGTGAGGTCACGGTGCAGTGGGCGACCGACGAGCAGGCCGCCGCCGACGAGCCCGGGGGTGGGATCGGGTTCGCCGACGTCGGCGCCTCCCCCGCGTGGCGCAACCTGCGGGCACCGTTGTCCGCGATACCGCCCGAAGCCACTCAGATCCGACTGGTGGCCTCCGACGAGGACCTCGACCCGCAGCACTGGATCGCGGTGACGCCGCCGCGGATCCCCGAGCTGCGCACGCTGCAGGACGTCGTCGGGTCGTCGGATCCGGTGCTACTGGACTGGCTGGTCGGGTTGGCGTTCCCCTGCCAGCGGCCGTTCGGCCACCAGAACGGCGTCGTCGAGGTGCCCAAGTGGCGGATCCTGCCCGACCGGTTCGGGGCCGAGGCGAACTCGCCGGTGATGGACTACCTCGGCGGTGGACCGCTCGGCATCACCGAACTGCTGGTGCGGGCCACGACGGTGCCGACGTATCTGGACGACGACTGGTTCCGGGACTGGGGCTCGCTGCAGCAGCTCACGCCGTGGTACCCGAACGCCGCGGAGGCGCGCCTGGACCTGGGCACGGCGACGCGCAGCGGGTTGTGGAGCCCGGCGCCGCTGCGCCTGTCCTGA
- the aftA gene encoding Arabinofuranosyltransferase N terminal/Arabinofuranosyltransferase A C terminal: MRGGARALPIKVAGQMMAAAAVAMAVAVVSLAAIARVEWPAYNSSNQLHALTTVGQFACLAGLLASGWVWRRGRQLLAKVAATLFLSAFSVVTLAMPLGATRLYLYGISVDQQFRTEYLTRLADSAALRDMTYMGLPPFYPPGWFWIGGRLAALTGTPAWEMFKPWAIMSITAAIAVAFVLWAAMIRFEYALIVTTATAAATLAYSPAEPYAAIICVLLPPVFVLAWSGLRGGDPDGVAGGRTRAGWPAVIGTGLFLGGAALFYTLLFAYAAFTLTIMGVLLAVARRRIEPLLRLVVIAVISGAIALIGWAPYLLAAFSGEPADSGTAQHYLPTDGAQLEFPMLHFTLLGALCMLGTLWLVWRARSSTRAGALAIAVLAVYAWSLLSMLTTLVGTTLLSFRLNPTLTVLLTAAGAFGFIEVTRAVAARVRPENARRVVAAAATLGAIGAVTYSQDIPDVLRSDIVVAYTDTDGYGQRADRRPPGAERYYREIDARITEVTGRPRDETVVLTADYSFLSYYPYYGFQGLTSHYANPLAQFEKRAEAIESWATLADADQFIEALDTLPWEPPTVFLMRRGADDTYTLRLASDVYPNQPNVRRYHVALDETLFDDPRFEVSSIGPFVLAIRKPN, from the coding sequence ATGCGCGGCGGCGCGCGGGCCCTGCCGATCAAGGTCGCCGGCCAGATGATGGCGGCCGCCGCGGTGGCGATGGCCGTCGCGGTGGTCTCGCTGGCCGCGATCGCGCGCGTGGAGTGGCCCGCCTACAACTCGTCCAATCAGCTGCACGCGCTGACCACCGTGGGCCAGTTCGCCTGTCTGGCGGGGTTGTTGGCGAGCGGGTGGGTCTGGCGGCGCGGCCGGCAGCTGCTTGCGAAGGTGGCGGCGACGCTGTTCCTGTCAGCGTTCTCGGTGGTGACGCTGGCGATGCCGCTCGGTGCGACGAGGCTCTATCTGTACGGCATCTCGGTCGATCAGCAGTTCCGCACCGAGTACCTCACCCGGCTCGCCGACAGCGCCGCGCTGCGCGATATGACCTACATGGGTCTGCCGCCGTTCTATCCGCCGGGCTGGTTCTGGATCGGGGGCCGCCTGGCCGCGCTGACCGGAACTCCGGCGTGGGAGATGTTCAAACCGTGGGCGATCATGTCGATCACCGCCGCGATCGCGGTGGCGTTCGTGTTGTGGGCGGCCATGATTCGCTTCGAGTACGCGCTCATCGTGACCACCGCCACCGCCGCAGCCACGCTCGCATACTCTCCGGCCGAGCCCTACGCCGCCATCATCTGCGTTCTGCTGCCGCCGGTGTTCGTGCTCGCCTGGTCGGGTCTGCGCGGGGGCGACCCGGATGGGGTGGCGGGCGGGAGGACGCGAGCCGGCTGGCCCGCCGTCATCGGCACCGGCCTCTTCCTCGGCGGCGCCGCGCTGTTCTACACGCTCCTGTTCGCCTACGCGGCATTCACATTGACGATCATGGGGGTGCTTCTGGCCGTCGCGCGCAGACGCATCGAACCGCTGCTGCGGCTGGTGGTCATCGCGGTCATCTCGGGCGCCATCGCGCTGATCGGCTGGGCGCCCTACCTTCTGGCGGCGTTCTCCGGCGAGCCCGCCGACTCCGGAACCGCCCAGCACTATCTGCCGACCGACGGCGCGCAGCTGGAATTCCCGATGCTGCACTTCACACTGCTGGGAGCGCTGTGCATGCTCGGCACGTTGTGGTTGGTCTGGCGTGCGCGGTCCTCCACCCGGGCCGGCGCTCTGGCGATCGCGGTACTCGCCGTCTACGCCTGGTCGCTGCTGTCGATGCTGACCACGCTGGTGGGCACCACATTGTTGTCCTTCCGACTGAATCCGACGCTGACCGTGCTACTCACCGCGGCAGGTGCCTTCGGCTTCATCGAGGTCACCCGTGCAGTCGCGGCGCGGGTGCGGCCCGAGAACGCGCGACGTGTCGTCGCGGCGGCGGCCACGCTGGGCGCCATCGGCGCCGTCACCTACAGCCAGGACATCCCCGACGTGCTGCGGTCCGACATCGTCGTCGCCTATACCGATACCGACGGCTACGGTCAGCGCGCGGACCGGCGACCGCCCGGCGCCGAGCGCTACTACCGCGAGATCGACGCCAGGATCACGGAGGTCACCGGTCGTCCCCGTGACGAGACCGTCGTGCTGACCGCCGACTACAGCTTTTTGTCCTACTACCCCTACTACGGATTCCAGGGCCTGACCTCGCACTACGCCAATCCACTGGCGCAGTTCGAGAAGCGCGCCGAGGCCATCGAGAGCTGGGCCACGCTGGCCGACGCCGACCAGTTCATCGAGGCGCTCGACACGCTGCCGTGGGAGCCGCCGACGGTGTTTCTGATGCGCCGCGGGGCCGACGACACCTATACGTTGCGGTTGGCCTCCGACGTCTATCCGAACCAGCCCAATGTGCGCCGCTACCACGTCGCCCTGGACGAGACATTGTTCGACGACCCCCGCTTCGAGGTCTCCAGCATCGGCCCGTTCGTGTTGGCGATCCGCAAGCCCAATTAA
- the sdh_1 gene encoding short-chain dehydrogenase of uncharacterised substrate specificity, with translation MVLDAVGNPQSILLLGGTSEIGLAICERYLRNAHARIILADLPNNPRKDEAIAAMTAAGAKSVEWIDFDGTDTAGHRAVIDKAWGGGDVDVAIVAFGLLGDAEELWQNQSKAVQVAQINYTAAVSVGVLIGEKMRAQGFGQIIAMSSAAGERVRRSNFVYGSTKAGLDGFYLGLGEALREHGVRVLVIRPGQVRTTTTIEHWKATGAKEAPFTVDKEDVAELAVTAAAKGKELVWAPGAFRYVMMVLRHIPRPIFRKLPI, from the coding sequence ATGGTTCTCGACGCTGTAGGTAACCCCCAGTCCATCCTGCTGCTCGGCGGGACATCGGAGATCGGGCTGGCGATCTGCGAGCGCTACCTGCGCAACGCGCATGCCCGCATCATCCTTGCGGACCTGCCGAATAACCCCCGCAAGGACGAGGCGATCGCGGCGATGACGGCCGCGGGGGCCAAGTCCGTCGAATGGATCGACTTCGACGGCACCGACACCGCCGGACATCGCGCCGTGATCGACAAGGCCTGGGGCGGCGGTGATGTCGACGTCGCGATCGTGGCCTTCGGGCTGCTCGGCGACGCTGAAGAGCTGTGGCAGAACCAGTCCAAGGCCGTGCAGGTCGCCCAGATCAACTACACCGCAGCGGTTTCGGTCGGCGTGCTGATCGGCGAGAAGATGCGCGCCCAGGGCTTCGGGCAGATCATCGCGATGAGTTCAGCGGCCGGTGAGCGGGTGCGGCGGTCCAACTTCGTGTACGGGTCAACCAAGGCCGGCTTGGACGGGTTCTACCTTGGCCTCGGAGAGGCGTTGCGCGAGCACGGAGTTCGGGTGCTGGTGATCCGGCCCGGTCAGGTCCGCACCACGACCACCATCGAGCACTGGAAGGCCACCGGCGCGAAGGAAGCGCCGTTCACCGTCGACAAGGAAGACGTCGCCGAACTGGCCGTCACGGCGGCAGCCAAAGGCAAGGAACTGGTATGGGCGCCGGGAGCGTTCCGGTACGTGATGATGGTGTTGCGCCACATCCCCCGGCCGATCTTCCGCAAGCTACCCATCTGA
- the dprE1 gene encoding FAD/FMN-dependent dehydrogenase gives MSENLPTTSRALTGFGRTAPSVAQVLSTPDVDLIAAAVREAADRSASSPSFLHRGVLARGLGRSYGDQACNGGGLVVDMTALHNVHSISAETAVADVDAGVSLDQLMKAALPFGLWVPVLPGTRQVTVGGAIASDIHGKNHHSAGSFGNHVLSMDLLMADGEIRTLTPDGPDAELFWATVGGNGLTGIVVRARIAMTRTETAYFIADGVSTSDLDETVAVHLDGSEDRYTYSSAWFDLISPPPKLGRAAISRGSLATLDQLPPKLAKNPLKFDAPQLLSVPDVFPVSAMNKLSFMAIGEVYYRLGGTYTGKIMNLSQFYHMLDLVSGWNNAYGPAGFAQHQFLVPPDALEEFKTIIRWIQTRGHYSALNVFKLFGPGNRAPLSFPIAGWNVAMDFPNKPGINEFLNELDERVMEFGGRVYTAKDSRVSAERFHKMYPRIDEWIAVRRKADPNGVFASDMARRLELL, from the coding sequence ATGTCCGAGAACTTGCCGACGACCTCGCGTGCCTTGACCGGCTTCGGCCGCACGGCACCGTCGGTCGCTCAGGTGCTGAGCACGCCGGACGTCGACTTGATCGCCGCTGCGGTCCGCGAGGCCGCCGACCGCAGCGCATCCAGCCCGTCGTTCCTGCACCGGGGCGTCCTCGCTCGCGGCCTGGGTCGCTCCTACGGCGATCAGGCATGCAACGGCGGTGGCCTGGTCGTGGACATGACCGCGCTGCACAATGTCCACTCGATCAGCGCCGAGACGGCCGTGGCCGACGTCGATGCGGGCGTCAGCCTCGACCAGCTGATGAAGGCCGCGCTGCCGTTCGGGCTGTGGGTACCGGTGCTGCCGGGCACGCGGCAGGTCACCGTCGGCGGGGCGATCGCCTCCGACATCCACGGCAAGAACCACCACAGTGCAGGCAGCTTCGGCAATCACGTGCTGTCGATGGACCTGCTGATGGCCGACGGCGAGATTCGCACCCTCACCCCCGACGGGCCGGACGCCGAACTGTTCTGGGCGACGGTCGGCGGTAACGGCCTCACCGGGATCGTGGTGCGCGCCCGAATCGCGATGACGCGCACAGAAACCGCGTACTTCATCGCCGACGGTGTGTCCACCAGCGATTTGGATGAGACCGTCGCCGTGCACCTCGACGGCAGCGAGGACCGCTACACCTACTCCAGCGCGTGGTTCGACCTGATCAGTCCGCCGCCGAAGCTCGGGAGGGCCGCGATCAGCCGCGGCAGCCTCGCGACGCTCGATCAGCTGCCCCCGAAGCTGGCTAAGAATCCGCTGAAGTTCGATGCACCGCAACTGCTTTCGGTGCCTGATGTTTTCCCGGTCAGCGCCATGAACAAGCTCTCGTTCATGGCGATCGGCGAGGTGTACTACCGGCTCGGCGGCACCTACACCGGCAAGATCATGAACTTGTCGCAGTTCTACCACATGCTGGATCTGGTCAGCGGGTGGAACAACGCTTACGGCCCAGCGGGTTTCGCGCAGCACCAGTTCCTGGTTCCGCCCGATGCGCTCGAGGAGTTCAAGACCATCATCCGCTGGATCCAGACCCGCGGGCATTATTCGGCGCTGAACGTGTTCAAACTGTTCGGGCCCGGTAACCGCGCGCCGCTGAGCTTTCCGATAGCGGGATGGAACGTAGCGATGGACTTCCCGAACAAGCCCGGTATCAACGAATTCCTCAACGAGCTCGACGAGCGGGTCATGGAGTTCGGCGGCCGGGTGTACACCGCGAAAGACTCCCGGGTCAGTGCGGAGCGGTTCCACAAGATGTATCCGAGGATCGACGAGTGGATCGCCGTGCGCCGCAAGGCCGACCCGAACGGCGTCTTCGCATCCGACATGGCACGACGCTTGGAGCTCCTGTAG
- a CDS encoding GtrA-like protein, which yields MQPTLSLGTQIWRFIVTGGFSAIVDFGLYVALLAAGLHVNVAKTLSFIAGTTTAYLINRRWTFQAPPSTARFIAVCALYAVTYAAQVGINYVLYVAWDDKPWRVPVAFVIAQGTATVINFVVQRAVIFRLR from the coding sequence ATGCAGCCGACCCTGAGCCTGGGCACCCAGATCTGGCGGTTCATCGTCACCGGCGGTTTCTCGGCGATCGTCGACTTCGGCCTGTACGTCGCCCTGCTCGCCGCCGGTCTGCACGTCAACGTGGCCAAGACGCTCAGCTTCATCGCGGGCACCACCACGGCGTATCTGATCAACCGCCGGTGGACCTTTCAGGCGCCGCCGAGCACCGCGCGGTTCATCGCGGTGTGTGCGCTCTATGCGGTGACCTACGCCGCGCAGGTCGGCATCAACTACGTGCTGTACGTGGCGTGGGACGACAAACCGTGGCGGGTGCCGGTCGCGTTCGTCATCGCCCAGGGCACGGCGACGGTGATCAATTTCGTCGTCCAGCGTGCGGTCATCTTCCGGCTGCGCTGA